In one window of Bacillota bacterium DNA:
- a CDS encoding superoxide dismutase — MKTLPDLPYAYDALEPYYDEETLHLHHDLHHKAYVDGLNNAEAKLQEAREKGDWALIKHWEREIAFHGSGHILHSLFWQNIGPGCGGPPTGAVSEQITKDFGGFEAFKKEFSAAAVAVEGSGWAVLCWNPSFGHLVILTAEKHQDLTQWGVTPLLTIDVWEHAYYLKYRNKRAAWVDAWWNLVNWDDVDSRLGKALK, encoded by the coding sequence GTGAAGACACTGCCGGACCTTCCTTACGCATATGACGCGCTGGAACCCTACTACGACGAAGAGACCCTTCATCTTCACCACGACCTTCACCACAAGGCCTACGTAGATGGACTGAATAACGCTGAAGCCAAGCTGCAAGAGGCTAGGGAAAAGGGGGACTGGGCCCTCATCAAGCACTGGGAGAGAGAGATCGCCTTTCACGGATCCGGTCACATCCTCCACTCGCTGTTCTGGCAGAACATTGGGCCTGGCTGTGGGGGTCCCCCCACGGGTGCCGTCTCCGAGCAGATCACCAAGGACTTCGGAGGCTTCGAGGCCTTCAAGAAGGAGTTCTCCGCCGCCGCCGTGGCAGTGGAGGGGTCGGGCTGGGCAGTGCTTTGCTGGAACCCCTCCTTCGGCCACCTGGTCATCCTCACGGCGGAGAAGCACCAGGATCTCACCCAGTGGGGAGTCACACCCTTGCTCACCATTGACGTCTGGGAGCACGCGTACTACCTGAAGTACCGCAACAAGAGGGCAGCCTGGGTTGATGCCTGGTGGAACCTGGTGAACTGGGATGATGTTGACTCCAGGCTCGGCAAGGCCTTGAAGTAG
- the speB gene encoding agmatinase, whose product MRKYRPMPYDKPEFSGPATFMRLPATTDLEGADFTVVGVPFDTGGSWRVGCRFGPSAIRSISRLLWPFDAQWRADIFDYVSGTDYGDLPVVPGYHEESNKRIAQALRPVMEAGVVPILLGGDHSITLPVLRAVANVHGPVALIHLDSHLDTWDNYFGQPYWHGSPISRAVEEGLIDGTASTQLGLRGGLDGPDVMESAERAGMKQFFAGVIHEIGWKPAIRDTLARARGHKVYLSFDVDFLDPSVAPGTGTPEVGGFGTREAISFLRALEDLEFVGFDMVEVLPPFDPGEITSLAAATMVYEFIRLLAAAKRQRTG is encoded by the coding sequence ATGAGGAAGTACCGGCCCATGCCCTACGATAAGCCCGAGTTCAGCGGCCCAGCTACCTTCATGCGACTCCCTGCCACCACCGACCTCGAGGGGGCGGACTTCACTGTTGTGGGCGTCCCCTTTGACACTGGGGGCAGCTGGCGGGTGGGGTGCCGGTTCGGCCCTTCGGCCATCCGTTCCATATCCAGGCTCCTGTGGCCCTTCGATGCCCAGTGGCGCGCAGACATCTTCGACTACGTATCCGGCACAGACTACGGCGACCTCCCTGTGGTTCCGGGTTATCACGAGGAGTCTAACAAGCGGATAGCCCAAGCCCTAAGACCCGTTATGGAGGCAGGGGTGGTTCCCATCCTCCTGGGAGGCGATCACTCCATAACCCTGCCTGTGCTCAGGGCCGTGGCGAACGTTCACGGACCTGTTGCCCTGATCCACCTGGATTCACACCTGGACACATGGGACAACTACTTCGGCCAGCCCTACTGGCACGGCTCTCCCATCTCCAGGGCTGTGGAGGAGGGCCTCATTGACGGCACTGCCTCCACCCAGCTAGGACTCAGGGGCGGGCTGGACGGGCCTGACGTGATGGAATCTGCTGAAAGGGCTGGCATGAAGCAGTTCTTCGCCGGAGTGATCCACGAGATCGGGTGGAAGCCAGCAATCCGGGACACCTTGGCCAGGGCCCGGGGGCACAAGGTCTACCTGTCCTTCGACGTGGACTTCCTGGACCCTTCGGTGGCACCGGGCACAGGCACACCTGAGGTGGGCGGGTTTGGCACCCGTGAGGCCATATCGTTTCTCCGGGCGTTGGAGGACCTAGAATTCGTGGGGTTCGACATGGTGGAGGTGCTCCCCCCCTTCGACCCTGGAGAGATCACCTCCCTGGCGGCCGCCACCATGGTGTACGAGTTTATCAGGCTCCTGGCGGCGGCGAAGAGGCAGCGCACCGGGTGA
- a CDS encoding YbaK/EbsC family protein has translation MHPNAQAVQRALEALGVTSRVLELSESTRTSVEAASAIGTTVAQIAKSLVFRAGDEPVLVIASGPNRVSMEKVGRHLGCALARAQAGEVRDATGFPIGGVPPVGHQSPLRTLMDEDLFHYDQVWAAAGTPHAVFPITPQELARISGAEVMDLKEDGKE, from the coding sequence ATGCACCCCAACGCACAGGCGGTCCAGAGGGCCCTTGAGGCGCTGGGCGTCACCTCAAGGGTACTGGAGTTGAGCGAAAGCACCCGGACATCAGTGGAGGCGGCTTCAGCCATTGGCACCACCGTGGCCCAGATAGCCAAGAGCCTTGTGTTCCGGGCTGGCGATGAGCCAGTACTCGTAATCGCCTCAGGTCCTAACCGTGTATCCATGGAGAAGGTGGGTCGCCACCTTGGGTGTGCCCTGGCCCGGGCGCAGGCTGGCGAGGTTAGGGATGCCACTGGCTTCCCCATCGGGGGAGTACCGCCTGTGGGGCACCAGAGCCCCCTGAGGACCCTCATGGATGAAGACTTGTTCCACTACGACCAGGTGTGGGCTGCGGCGGGAACACCTCACGCCGTGTTCCCCATCACACCCCAGGAGCTGGCCAGGATCAGCGGGGCCGAAGTAATGGACCTGAAAGAGGATGGCAAGGAATGA
- a CDS encoding (2Fe-2S)-binding protein: MRITHHPILEFQRGRKVRFTFDGREMEGYEGEPIAAALHAAGVRVLRHSPKLNRPRGFFCAIGNCSSCLMKVDGVPNVRVCVERLREGMQVQTQVGKGDLLESV, from the coding sequence GTGAGAATCACCCACCACCCCATCCTGGAATTCCAGCGAGGCCGCAAGGTGAGGTTCACCTTCGATGGCCGGGAAATGGAGGGATACGAGGGCGAGCCAATTGCCGCTGCCTTGCACGCGGCCGGGGTGCGGGTGCTCCGTCACAGCCCCAAGCTGAACCGTCCGAGGGGCTTCTTCTGTGCCATAGGGAACTGTTCATCCTGCCTAATGAAGGTAGACGGAGTCCCCAATGTCAGGGTGTGTGTGGAGAGACTCCGGGAAGGGATGCAGGTCCAGACGCAAGTAGGGAAGGGTGATCTCCTTGAGAGCGTATGA
- a CDS encoding NAD(P)/FAD-dependent oxidoreductase — MISLRAYDAIVIGGGPAGLPAAIELASCGAKVAMIDREDRLGGQLTKQTHMFFGSQSQRAGTRGVDIAGILAKEALEKGVEVYLGATVLGYYDDRVIAVEKDERFIKMKATAYVVATGASEKMLAFPNNDLPGVYGAGAIQTLMNVHGVMPGKRALMVGAGNIGLIISYQLVQAGVEVAAIVEAAPRIGGYWVHASKVRRLGIPVLTSHTVTQVHGTDAVERVTVARVDDSWSPVPGTERDFDVDVVGLAVGLSPLTELLWQAGCAMRFVPALGGHVPVRNENLETSVDGLFVAGDVAGVEEASSAMLEGRLAGLAAALKLGRGSVTGVMKAMEEARLELESLRAGPVGDKIRKGLEALAREAMAS; from the coding sequence GTGATCTCCTTGAGAGCGTATGATGCCATCGTTATAGGAGGAGGACCCGCAGGCCTTCCCGCGGCTATCGAACTGGCGTCCTGTGGCGCGAAGGTTGCCATGATTGACAGGGAGGACAGGCTTGGAGGACAGCTTACGAAGCAAACCCACATGTTCTTTGGATCTCAAAGTCAGAGAGCCGGCACTAGAGGTGTAGACATAGCCGGCATACTGGCCAAGGAAGCCCTGGAAAAGGGCGTAGAGGTATACCTAGGGGCTACAGTATTGGGTTACTACGACGACCGCGTTATAGCCGTGGAAAAAGACGAGAGGTTCATCAAGATGAAGGCCACTGCCTACGTGGTGGCCACTGGAGCCTCCGAGAAGATGCTGGCTTTCCCCAACAATGACTTGCCTGGGGTGTACGGTGCCGGTGCCATCCAGACACTCATGAACGTCCACGGTGTGATGCCCGGAAAACGGGCCCTCATGGTAGGCGCGGGGAACATCGGCCTGATCATCAGCTACCAGCTGGTGCAGGCCGGGGTAGAGGTTGCCGCAATAGTGGAGGCGGCCCCAAGGATCGGTGGCTACTGGGTCCACGCGTCCAAGGTTAGACGCCTGGGCATCCCGGTACTTACCTCCCACACAGTCACGCAGGTCCACGGAACGGACGCGGTTGAGAGGGTTACCGTGGCCAGGGTGGATGACTCCTGGAGCCCTGTGCCAGGGACTGAGAGGGACTTCGATGTGGACGTGGTGGGCCTTGCGGTGGGACTTTCACCCCTGACGGAACTGCTGTGGCAGGCAGGGTGTGCCATGCGTTTTGTACCCGCCCTGGGCGGGCACGTCCCCGTGCGCAACGAGAACCTGGAGACCTCGGTGGACGGCCTGTTTGTCGCCGGGGACGTAGCCGGGGTGGAGGAGGCCTCCAGCGCCATGCTGGAGGGTCGCCTGGCGGGGCTTGCCGCAGCCCTGAAGCTAGGCCGGGGATCCGTGACCGGTGTCATGAAGGCCATGGAGGAAGCCCGGCTAGAGCTGGAGTCCCTGCGGGCGGGGCCTGTGGGTGACAAGATCAGGAAGGGCCTGGAAGCCCTGGCACGGGAGGCGATGGCTTCATGA
- a CDS encoding 4Fe-4S binding protein — protein MIENTGVATKEDLAQVEPSLERREKGPVAVFECFQEIPCNPCYTSCRVGAVEEFKDINDLPHVDHDRCTGCGVCISHCPGLAIFVVDQSHQDYAVVRVPYEFLPVPSEGQEVDALDREGNVVCRARVRKVQNAKSQDKTLVVWLEVPHEAAMTARNFRVVKDR, from the coding sequence ATGATAGAGAATACAGGGGTGGCTACAAAAGAAGACCTTGCCCAGGTGGAGCCCAGCCTTGAGAGGCGCGAGAAGGGCCCCGTGGCGGTGTTCGAGTGCTTCCAGGAGATCCCCTGTAACCCGTGCTACACCTCTTGCAGGGTGGGGGCAGTTGAGGAGTTCAAGGACATTAACGACCTGCCCCATGTAGACCACGATAGGTGCACAGGTTGCGGTGTGTGTATCAGTCACTGTCCCGGATTGGCCATCTTCGTGGTGGACCAGAGTCACCAGGACTACGCTGTAGTGAGGGTGCCCTACGAGTTCCTGCCGGTTCCCAGCGAGGGCCAGGAGGTGGATGCCCTGGACCGTGAGGGGAATGTGGTGTGCCGGGCAAGGGTGCGGAAGGTCCAGAACGCCAAGAGCCAGGACAAGACACTGGTGGTATGGCTTGAGGTTCCCCACGAGGCGGCAATGACTGCCAGGAACTTCAGGGTGGTGAAGGACAGGTGA
- a CDS encoding (2Fe-2S)-binding protein, whose product MSDKDIVICRCEDITLGEIRSLLDEGFLTVDEVKRISRCGMGPCQGKTCRDLVLQEISLKTGRPVKDLRMPTFRPPTKPVKLGVIARGEEDDV is encoded by the coding sequence GTGAGTGACAAGGACATTGTGATCTGCCGGTGTGAAGACATCACCCTGGGGGAGATCCGGTCCCTTCTGGATGAGGGTTTCCTCACCGTGGATGAGGTTAAGAGGATAAGCAGGTGCGGCATGGGTCCGTGCCAGGGCAAGACCTGCAGGGACCTGGTGCTGCAGGAGATATCCCTAAAGACGGGCAGGCCTGTCAAGGATCTGAGAATGCCCACCTTCAGGCCGCCGACGAAACCCGTGAAGCTGGGGGTAATTGCCAGGGGGGAAGAGGACGATGTCTAA
- a CDS encoding FAD-binding oxidoreductase — protein sequence MSKCWDAVIIGGGVHGCSLAYHLASQGLRPLVLERSYLASGGTGRSAAGVRHQFGTEVNCLLAIENIRAFERIQEELDYPWDIEFQQGGYLLIAYSEGQLGQFQENVALQQRLGIDSVMLSPEETLRLVPELNPEGVLGASYCAKDGHVNPFHLTWAYARAAERLGATIRQYCPVISITGDDRGVRGVVTPDGTIECPNVVVAAGPWGPSLVEPLGLEVPLYSERHQIMVTEPVERFLDPMILCFDDGTYWKQTPHGSVIMGIGDPMELKGLFMSSSWSFLEEAALRISSHMPSTLGLRVVRQWAGLYDITPDSQAIIGPTPVEGLYLDLGWSGHGLQFAPSVGRILAQLISGQEPFIPVDALGLDRFQTGRLIPEPACV from the coding sequence ATGTCTAAGTGCTGGGACGCCGTCATAATTGGTGGCGGCGTTCACGGGTGCTCCCTTGCGTATCACCTGGCCTCCCAGGGCCTGAGGCCCCTTGTGCTTGAAAGAAGCTACCTGGCCTCAGGGGGCACGGGCCGGTCGGCGGCGGGAGTGAGGCACCAGTTCGGCACAGAAGTCAACTGCCTTCTGGCTATTGAGAATATCAGGGCATTTGAGCGCATCCAGGAGGAACTGGACTACCCCTGGGACATCGAGTTCCAGCAAGGGGGGTACCTGCTCATCGCCTACAGCGAGGGGCAGCTCGGGCAGTTCCAGGAGAACGTCGCACTGCAGCAGAGGCTGGGGATTGATTCGGTGATGCTGTCCCCCGAGGAAACGCTCCGGCTTGTGCCTGAGCTGAACCCCGAGGGGGTGCTGGGGGCGAGTTACTGTGCCAAGGACGGGCACGTTAACCCGTTTCACCTCACCTGGGCGTACGCCAGGGCGGCCGAGCGGCTTGGGGCCACCATACGCCAGTACTGCCCGGTCATCTCAATAACCGGGGACGACAGGGGGGTACGCGGGGTGGTGACCCCGGATGGTACCATCGAGTGCCCAAACGTGGTGGTGGCAGCGGGCCCCTGGGGTCCCTCCTTGGTGGAACCCCTGGGGCTGGAGGTGCCCCTTTACTCTGAACGCCACCAGATCATGGTCACGGAACCGGTGGAGCGCTTCCTCGACCCCATGATCCTGTGCTTTGATGATGGCACCTACTGGAAGCAGACCCCCCACGGGAGCGTAATCATGGGCATTGGGGATCCCATGGAACTGAAAGGGCTTTTCATGTCGAGTTCCTGGTCGTTCCTGGAGGAGGCAGCCCTCCGGATATCGTCCCACATGCCATCTACGCTCGGGCTGCGAGTGGTGCGGCAGTGGGCGGGGCTCTATGACATCACACCGGATTCCCAGGCCATCATAGGGCCCACCCCTGTTGAGGGTCTCTACCTGGACCTGGGGTGGAGCGGCCACGGCCTCCAGTTCGCGCCCAGCGTTGGGAGGATCCTGGCCCAGTTGATATCCGGGCAAGAGCCCTTCATTCCCGTGGACGCCTTGGGGCTTGACCGGTTCCAGACGGGAAGACTCATCCCAGAGCCTGCCTGCGTGTGA
- a CDS encoding FAD-binding oxidoreductase → MREAADAVVIGGGVVGCSIAYNLAKKGYGKVVVLERGFLASGATGRCGAGVRAQWGAKINCRLAYSSIKMFSRMNEMLETKRDIEFKQGGYLLLAFTENQWRQFQANVTLQNSLGIPSRLLTPKEAQEIVPFLNTEDLVGATYCHEDGHCNPFQVTQAYADAARRHGAKIRTYVEATGILTEGGRIRGVLTEEGEISTPITVVAAGGHSVDLARMVGVELPIYSERHQILVTEQVEPVLGPMVMSFHHGLYCQQTPDGSFIMGIGDPNELKGYVTTSSWHFLEEMAGKITGLLPPVASLRVVRQWAGLYDISPDAHPILGQAPGVEGFYLACGFSGHGFMIAPMVSRLLAQAICDEEPDIPLESLGLARFGRGELLHEPSVV, encoded by the coding sequence TTGAGGGAAGCGGCGGATGCCGTCGTCATCGGCGGGGGCGTCGTCGGTTGCTCTATAGCCTACAACCTGGCGAAGAAGGGCTATGGCAAGGTAGTGGTCCTGGAGAGAGGTTTCCTGGCCAGCGGTGCCACAGGTCGTTGCGGAGCCGGTGTCAGGGCACAGTGGGGGGCAAAGATCAACTGCCGCCTCGCCTATTCCAGCATCAAGATGTTCAGCCGGATGAACGAGATGCTGGAAACCAAGAGAGACATCGAGTTCAAGCAGGGGGGTTACCTGCTCCTTGCCTTCACCGAGAACCAGTGGAGGCAGTTCCAGGCCAACGTGACCCTGCAGAACAGCCTGGGGATCCCCTCGAGGTTGCTCACACCAAAGGAGGCCCAGGAGATCGTGCCCTTTCTCAACACGGAGGACCTCGTGGGAGCAACGTATTGCCATGAAGACGGGCACTGCAATCCCTTCCAGGTAACCCAGGCCTACGCTGACGCAGCCAGGAGGCATGGAGCCAAGATCAGGACGTATGTGGAGGCCACTGGAATACTCACGGAAGGGGGCAGGATTCGAGGGGTGCTCACGGAGGAGGGCGAGATATCCACGCCCATCACCGTGGTAGCGGCGGGGGGCCATTCGGTGGACCTCGCACGCATGGTAGGGGTGGAACTCCCCATTTACTCTGAGCGCCACCAGATCCTCGTGACCGAGCAGGTGGAGCCTGTGCTGGGTCCAATGGTGATGTCCTTCCACCACGGCCTGTACTGCCAGCAGACCCCTGATGGCAGTTTCATAATGGGTATAGGTGACCCCAACGAACTCAAGGGTTACGTGACTACCTCCTCCTGGCACTTCCTGGAGGAGATGGCGGGGAAGATAACGGGGCTGCTGCCGCCGGTGGCCAGCCTCAGGGTGGTGCGCCAGTGGGCGGGCCTCTATGACATCTCCCCGGATGCCCATCCCATCCTGGGCCAGGCCCCCGGTGTGGAGGGCTTCTACCTGGCCTGCGGTTTTAGCGGCCACGGCTTCATGATAGCGCCCATGGTTTCCCGGCTCCTGGCACAGGCCATCTGTGACGAGGAGCCAGATATACCCCTGGAGAGCCTGGGTTTAGCCAGGTTTGGCCGGGGCGAGCTTCTGCATGAGCCATCCGTTGTCTAG
- a CDS encoding 4Fe-4S dicluster domain-containing protein: MGVKEEICSGCRVCEVSCSLSIFRENNPKKSAVRIRGHFPVPGRYQIFSCNQCGTCAEVCPVEAIHEKGGVYIIDPDECTGCGVCVEECPQDAMFMHKDSHVPIKCTLCGTCLAYCPTGALFDEDKA; the protein is encoded by the coding sequence ATGGGAGTCAAGGAGGAGATCTGTTCAGGGTGCAGGGTGTGTGAGGTGTCTTGCTCTCTCAGCATCTTCAGGGAGAACAACCCCAAGAAGTCAGCAGTGAGGATCCGGGGCCATTTCCCTGTCCCCGGAAGGTACCAGATCTTCAGCTGCAACCAGTGCGGCACCTGTGCCGAGGTATGCCCGGTTGAGGCCATCCATGAGAAGGGCGGGGTCTACATCATCGACCCTGATGAATGTACAGGGTGCGGGGTGTGCGTGGAGGAGTGTCCCCAGGACGCCATGTTCATGCACAAGGACAGCCACGTCCCCATAAAGTGCACACTCTGCGGTACCTGCCTGGCCTACTGCCCCACAGGGGCGCTCTTCGACGAGGACAAGGCTTGA